Proteins encoded in a region of the Antedon mediterranea chromosome 2, ecAntMedi1.1, whole genome shotgun sequence genome:
- the LOC140040058 gene encoding monocarboxylate transporter 12-like, producing MGLQHALYNNWGWVLVICSFVITIPLHGIEYSYNSLMVWFQDEFGTSKSETGLAGTIAIGLLSLSSPISFYLMEYFSTRAIVMLGMAMCSAGLFASSFVTSLPYLYFTYGVMYGMGSNFAHVPGLALIIKYFPKKHTVSSTCIAQLGASVGVIALPVIVETMFGQLGWRVSLRIFAGVLLMTGTLGIVFVPPSAVDERRNSKEIESLKDPEKDRAMLEKQGLEKIELPKKSFVKRYKDFMSQTKFWVTELLFFTMAVGVTMSLTNIGSFLSETSLSEDMQVLVLSVMGTGDLAARLFVAIFVERLPFSRTTYFSISCLIAGVPFFFLVAASDSVPLLIGLLILINFGRGSLFGMIVSVGVEIFGAENSDESTTSVFFAFGLGGLLAAPVGGAISDATGTYMATFYFCGTLCVLAFVIATILAKLRRNAKYKLYEASTESPIVYVFPGVSSGAEEYETYITSV from the exons ATGGGCCTACAACACGCGCTGTACAACAACTGGGGCTGGGTGCTGGTTATCTGCTCATTTGTCATCACCATTCCTCTTCATGGAATCGAATACAGTTACAATTCGTTAATGGTCTGGTTTCAAGATGAATTCGGTACAAGCAAATCTGAAACAG gtTTGGCAGGAACCATCGCGATTGGACTTTTGTCTTTGTCGTCACCGATCTCGTTCTACCTCATGGAATACTTTTCAACGCGTGCCATTGTCATGCTCGGCATGGCTATGTGTTCCGCTGGACTTTTCGCATCCTCATTCGTGACGTCACTCCCGTACCTGTACTTCACGTATGGCGTAATGTACGGAATGGGTTCAAACTTCGCACACGTACCAGGTTTAgcgttaattattaaatattttcctAAGAAACACACCGTCAGTTCTACGTGCATTGCGCAACTCGGTGCAAGTGTTG GTGTGATTGCACTGCCAGTAATCGTTGAGACAATGTTTGGTCAACTTGGATGGAGAGTTTCCCTAAGGATTTTTGCCGGAGTTCTACTGATGACGGGAACGCTGGGAATTGTGTTCGTACCCCCATCAGCAGTCGATGAACGCCGAAATTCCAAAGAGATTGAATCTCTGAAAGACCCTGAAAAGGACAGAGCCATGCTGGAGAAACAAGGCCTAGAAAAAATTGAATTACCAAAGAAAAGTTTCGTCAAACGATACAAGGATTTTATGTCTCAAACTAAGTTCTGGGTGACAGAACTGCTATTCTTCACAATGGCAGTCGGAGTGACAATGAGTTTAACGAATATT GGAAGCTTTCTATCCGAGACGTCATTAAGCGAAGACATGCAGGTTTTGGTGTTAAGTGTGATGGGTACCGGTGATTTGGCTGCCCGATTGTTTGTCGCCATTTTTGTCGAGCGTCTTCCATTTTCTAGGACAACATATTTCAGTATTTCCTGCCTTATTGCTGGTGTTCCTTTCTTTTTCTTAGTTGCTGCGTCCGATTCAGTTCCACTTCTTATTGGACTATTAATTT TAATTAATTTTGGTAGAGGTAGCTTATTTGGTATGATTGTTTCTGTCGGCGTGGAGATTTTTGGCGCGGAAAATTCAGACGAGTCAACAACAAGCGTATTCTTTGCGTTTGGTCTCGGTGGTCTGCTCGCTGCTCCTGTCGGTG gtGCAATTTCCGATGCAACAGGAACATACATGGCAACTTTCTACTTTTGTGGTACATTGTGTGTGTTAGCGTTTGTAATTGCAACCATTCTTGCGAAGTTAAGACGGAATGCTAAGTACAAACTATACGAAGCTTCCACCGAATCACCGATCGTCTACGTTTTCCCGGGCGTAAGCAGCGGAGCTGAAGAATACGAAACGTATATCACGTCAGTTTAA